GAAGCGGAGCCTGCCTTCCCGTCGAACAGAGCATGATCGCTCGCCCCGTAGATAACCCGGACCCTGTTGTCCATCGTAACGGATGCCTCGCCGCTGAAACGCAGCGTCAGCAAATCCTCTGTTCCTTTAACCACGAGGGAGGCTCCGGTCAGAGAAGGATTTTTACTGTTTTTGTTCATGATCTGTAGCGCTTTAATCCCCGCTTCCACCACTTCAGGGTCTAGGGTTCCGACGTCTATTTCGCAACTAAATTCCGCAATCTTTCCGTTAATAAGGCCGACCGTAGCATCTTTTGCTGATAAAGTGGTATGAATAGCCACCGACTTGTCTCGGGCAGCATCATAATCGACATAACGGGAGGCGGAATAAGCGAAGCTTCCTTTATACCCCAAACTCGCCAGCGCAACTCTGGCTCCATCACTTAATTTCTTATCGATCTCCCCGGGTTTAAGCGAACTGTTCACCTGCGCCTGTACCATTTCCCCCGTTTCCGTACTGATCCAAATTTTGGCGGTGTTGTATCCGCTTCGGTACGAATAGAGCATCTGCTTCTTTTTCGATAGGTGGTCAGCGTATTCCAGAGGAAAAGAGGTGCCCAGCATATCCCGCATCGCCTTATCGGCCGTATTCCTCATGTCCGCTTCCTTGACCACTCCCGAAGCAGTTGAAGAAACGTTATCCGTTCCCCGGTAGCCCGAGAATGGGCCATCCCCCACCGTCCAGCCCAGTCCGGCGATGGTCAGCGCAATGCATGCCGCAGCAGCAACCCCCGCATACCGGCGTCTGACGCGTTCCCGGGCCGCTTGAGGCTGGCCCTCGCGGATGGTGCGAATCACATTCTCCGCATGCTCCGCCGTAAATCCGTTCTTTTCAAAAGGGCCTCGTCCCGCCTGTTCATACCATTTCGGCTTGTTGTCCATTATTCCATCTCCTTCAGCTTGGATTGAACCTTGCGGCGGGCACGGTGAAGCCTCGATTTGACAGTTCCCTGCGACCAGCCGGTGAGTTCCGCGATATCTTTTGCCGACATTCCATATTTCAAATCGAGCACAAGCGCTTCACGAAAGCCTGCAGGCAGTTTCATAATCACATCCCAGATTTCATTGACATGCATGCTGCTAAAATATTGCATCTCCGCCGAAGCGGCAACTACCATTCCTCCGCCTGCGTTCACCCCGATCTTTTCCGTTCGATCCGGCAGCGCAGTGAAATCTCCCCACAGACTTGCTTTGAAAAAACGGGATTTTCGGTAGGAGAACACGGCGTTGCGGGCAATAGAGAACAGCCAGGTTTGAAAGGAAGACCCTCCCCGGTACGTTTCGATGCGGTAATAGCATTTCACAAACACTTCCTGCGCCAGCCCATCCGCCTGCTCGCAGCTTGACGTCAAATAGTAGATATAATTCCAGACGTCGCCGCCGAAACGCTCCATTACAGCCCGAAGCGTATCTTCGTCCATATGGTCTGCATCTTTCAGTTCATCGAAATTCAATGTGTTCACCTCACTGGATTAGACGAAGTCACAGCCGCCTCGGTTCCCGTTCCCGGAAAATAAGGACATACGTACAATACCGGCATTCAAAATCTTCGGGGCGAAACCCTGCTGGATGTACTGGCTGGACGCAAATTGGAGGATTTGCGTGCTTATGCTCGTACGCACCCCGACTTTCTTTCGCTGAAGCCCAAAGCCATCGTCATGGATTTGGCCCAGATGCACCACACGTGGATCAGCGAATGTTTTCCGGATACGATTCGCATTGCAGACCGTTTCCACGTTCACGGCTATGTTATTGAAAGTATCCAGGTTGTCCGGAAGTCGGTCCAGCACAGGCTTGCTCCTCAGGCTAAGGCAATCTTGAAAAGGGACCAACCGGCTACTCACAATCCTCCAGGTGACAGTCTTTCTGAAAAGAGCAAGATCCGGCTAAACGCCCTGTTTGCCTTCTCTACTCTGCTACGCAAGGTTTGGGAGTGGAAAGAAGCGTTTTCCCACTGGTACGAGTACTCCCCGAATGTTCAGGTAGCCATTGCTAGCTTTCACCTTTGGCTTCAGCAAGGCGAGAACATGGATCATGAATCCGCTCAGAGTACCTTGAAGACCATGCGTAATTGGCAGAATGACATCATCAAATACCATCTTTGCCGCTGGACGAATGCTACGGTAGAAGGGCGGCATAATCGTATTAAAGCCTATCAGCGGAGACACTACTTTATATGTAATCGTGAATGCTACAAAGCCGGTGTTTTAGTCGAATGTAATTGGCATCGCTTATCTGGCTGAAAATATCAACCACTGATTTTTCGATTGAGCCACTTAAATCATACTTTTTTCGAAGCGGGGTTAGCTAAAAAAGCAAAAACTCATACCAAAGAGATTCAGAGGAGCTGCCTGATCGGTTGCTCCATTTTATTGTCTTGAAAGAAGGTGGGAACTTGAAGAAATCATGAACACAAAAGGGAATTGGTCACGGTACTTACCGTTAGATTCATAATCTATCTCGCAATATAATGAAAAATTTACATTTTATTTACAAAAAAAAGATAATTGGCGTGATTTGCAATATGTAATTTATGGTAGAAGGATAGATTTTTTATAACTAAATCTATTCTATCTTATGAAGAAAGCGGTGTTCAGATGCGTAAAGGAATAGCAATGGCTTTAACTGCGTTTATGGTTATTTCAATGTTACCGGTCACCCAAGCTTTTGCAAAAGAAAAATCACAATTGAATTATTCCGTACCTCAAGAACCAGGTGAAATCCACACTGAGGTTGCAAATCAACCAGGTAATGGTGGGTTATGTACTATTGATTTGGTTCCCATTGGTTCAAAGTTAGCTGATTTGGATTGGGGTTATGATGCATACTTTCCTATAAACTCTGTTAGTGTCAATGTTGAATGGGATGACGGTTCATCGTCGTCAGATACAACTACTTATGGTCTAGTAAATGCCACCTATCATCCTACAGGTTCTTTACAACATCAATATTCTTCCACTGGTCCCAAGGAAGTTTGGTACGATGCCAGTGGTTATATGGAATTCTACACACTTAATTGGTGGACAAATCCGTTTGCAGATTCAGACGTAATCCGTTAATATCCGCGAGGCAGGCGAGTTTTTTGAAGAACGCCTGTCTCTTCTTTTATCTAGTGACTGTTTGTCAATCCCAGTGAAACATTTCTTCCATGAAGACTTCTTAGGCGGATTGTAAGCTTTGACACTTCCACGGACGCTGATTAGATGAGATGGATGACTTTTGCCAGTTTCAGAAAGGCCTTGCTTTTTCCTTGGCCTCTGATAGCCAAGCGTGTTTCGTATCCGAATCTCGGGCGGCCTTTAACCAATTAGAGTCTATATAAGTAGAATAAAGAAGGTGTTATCTTGAATCAATTTATCCATAATCGAAAAAAAGTATATATAAGCATAATTTTTGCTATATTAAGTATATGTATGTTTTTCTTGATTTACAAAGACGCAAAAATTGCTGGACGTCTGAATGAAAATGTTAATTATTTATATTGGTTATCACCTAATCTCGTGATTATTCAAACAGTAAATCATATGTTGATTTTTTTAAGTATTTTATCATTTGTCATCGGTATTATTATTACAGACGTAAAAATAAAATTCAGAAATAATTTAAAGGAAATATTTATAAATTCATTCTACAACTTAGTGATAATTATTTTTGTTACTTTCTTATCTGAACTTATTATGGGGCTAAAAGTGGAAGAGTATACACCTTTTAATATGTTTCTGCATAGTATGACTATGTTTATATTTGCGATTTTTTTTATGAATTTTTGGGCCCTAATAGGATACGGTCTAAAATTATTACTGAAGAGTCAAGTATCAGCATTGATTCTTGGAATTACATATCAAATTTACGAATATTTATACCTCACGAAAATGTTCCCACATATCTCCAAATTTCTTCCATTATCATTAAGTAGAGAACTTGTAGTTAGACAATTTCCTTATTGGCACCCTCAAAATACTTGGTTAAGTGAATTGAACTCTATTGCATATTTTGCAAATGCTACATCTATTCGTGATGGCGTTGTACCAATGGTGCGGGTAATCATTTCGTTACTTATTTATATAATTTTAATTTTTGCGGCTTCCTTAATAAATTACTCAACTTTCGCACCTGGAATATCAGCTTAATCCCTTGAGGCAGTAAGAAGAAATCCAATAAATTTGTCCGTATTGACAAAAAACACCTTGCTTGTTTGGTATCATGGAAGTGTCGAATCAACCATGCAAACAAGAAAGGTGCGTAACTCCATGTTACAACAACATTCCAGGTCTGAACAGTCTCGCTTTTCCAAACTTTTTGTTACCCTCCAAATCGGGAAATCCTTACGAAATGCGGGGATTTCCAAGTCGTTTGGCCTTTCCAGTCTCGTAGTTTTCCAAATGGTCTTCTCCCTGGTTTTTGAAGGGAAGAACTGGTTTCGCTTGCTCGAAAGCCCTCGTGGAGCCGATCTCCCTGGAAAAGATGTCGTCTATCGTTTTTTGAATCAAGCTTCCTTTGCTTGGCGACGATTTTTGCATACCTTAAGTCTTCGAATTGTGCTCTATTTCGAGTCGCTCATTTCACCGACTCGTGTGAGAGTGTTCATCATCGACGATTCCGTGCTGAGCCGAAACCGGAGTAAAAAAGCGGAATTACTAGCACGGGTATTTGACCATTCGACGGGTACATTCACGAAAGGCTACACCATGCTGACGCTCGGCTGGTCGGACGGCTTCAGCTTCGCTCCGCTTGACTTTGTGATGCTTTCTTCGGCCAAACTGGCCAATCGAATTTGCGAAATGACTTCAAAGATTTCCAAACGCAGCGCAGGGTACAAACGTCGGATGGAGGCCTTCTCTCGAAAGCCAGATGCCGTCGTCGCCTTGCTGGAACAGGCGTTAACGGCGGGATTCACCGCCGATTACGTGCTCATGGATAGCTGGTTTACTCAAGCTCCACTCCTTCGTCAGTTGACCGCCAAAGGCCTTTCTGTGATTGGCATGGTGAAGGAAATGAAACAGCGGTACCTCGTTCAAGGACAGCGATTGACGCTGCGTGAAGTCTTTCAAGGCCTTCCGAAGTCGAGTTCGAAAGACATGAAAGGTTCCGTGATCGTCCACACGACCTGCGGTCTGCCAGTGAAGCTCGTTTTTGTGCGTAATCGCAATAAACGACGGGAATGGCTTGCGATTTTAAGTACGGACGTC
This region of Paenibacillus sp. URB8-2 genomic DNA includes:
- a CDS encoding RNA polymerase sigma factor, with amino-acid sequence MNTLNFDELKDADHMDEDTLRAVMERFGGDVWNYIYYLTSSCEQADGLAQEVFVKCYYRIETYRGGSSFQTWLFSIARNAVFSYRKSRFFKASLWGDFTALPDRTEKIGVNAGGGMVVAASAEMQYFSSMHVNEIWDVIMKLPAGFREALVLDLKYGMSAKDIAELTGWSQGTVKSRLHRARRKVQSKLKEME
- a CDS encoding IS4 family transposase yields the protein MLQQHSRSEQSRFSKLFVTLQIGKSLRNAGISKSFGLSSLVVFQMVFSLVFEGKNWFRLLESPRGADLPGKDVVYRFLNQASFAWRRFLHTLSLRIVLYFESLISPTRVRVFIIDDSVLSRNRSKKAELLARVFDHSTGTFTKGYTMLTLGWSDGFSFAPLDFVMLSSAKLANRICEMTSKISKRSAGYKRRMEAFSRKPDAVVALLEQALTAGFTADYVLMDSWFTQAPLLRQLTAKGLSVIGMVKEMKQRYLVQGQRLTLREVFQGLPKSSSKDMKGSVIVHTTCGLPVKLVFVRNRNKRREWLAILSTDVTLDSAEIVRIYGMRWSIETFFKVTKSYLKLGTEFQGRSFDQLISHTTVVFSRYLAMEYERRQASDDRTLGGLFFLFADEVRDLDFQSALRQLMALFLEMAQAKSQKNKTSVFCQLQDWISSLPRYIKGLFKDLSCES